DNA sequence from the Malus domestica chromosome 11, GDT2T_hap1 genome:
ccgacgatggcgatttgtgaacttcgtaagaatagtaaccttatctttaggttcgagagcccaagaggtcgagacgtgttcctttctcggccgcaatcgcaggacgcagaagtcagtcgcgtacccaacgcaacatcagcaaatttactcctcggtcgagctcaaccgacgagttggcacgccccgcattcatcgaaggatgtagttagcttatagattactcggcctgcgtgccacgtaggcttggtagtttttagggtcaacagaggTTGTCAACCATTAAAGCTTCTAACCTAAATGTAGCTTTTCGTAAAGAGCCGGAATTTCCAACGGAGCTCtgaatattttcaatttctggagCTTTAGAGTGCTGTGCTGAGCCGTGCTGATTCTGAGACTGGGTCTTGCAGCTTCGATGGTTTGTGACTGAAATTGCAGTGAAGGAAACTGAGTCTTGGGGGTGTTAATTGGAGTTATTGTATGAATTGGTATTGTCCGTTGGGCACCCTCGCATCTTCGATGGTTTTAACTTACCCAGGGCCAAAGAACTGCCTTCCTTCTCTCCAGCCCCTACCCCCGCCAAGATATTTTGTCTTTAAATTTTCCAATTGTATGTTTTTCTTATACAATGTGATGCAACTACAATCATGTTTTCTAATGATCCTTTGCTCGTCTGTGACTACTTATTCAGCAGCAGTAGCAGCAGCCAACCATGCCCGGTCTCTTCGAAGTAAAATATGGGTTTTGAAAATAAACATGGTGTATTTGCTTACAGGTTCTCGACTAAAATTGCAGTGAAGGAAAACTGAGTCTGGGGGTGTTAATTGTAGAGCTTCTGAGTTGGAAATTAgttggggaagaagaagggagagagcGGGAGGGAGTTTGGGGGTTGTGGAAGAAAGATGAAGGTGAAGAGCACAAGTGACAACCCATTTTCTTTCCCTGTAATTgtgtttaacttagttttgcctTTTGTTCATAATTTTCCAAAGCAATTGCATAAAAAGCAAGGAAAATAAGGAAATGAGAAAAATGGGGAAGGGTTTTTACTTGAAAAAGGGTAAGGCAGAGAACAAGGAACGGTGAACTCCAGTAAAGTAAAGGGTATTATGATATTTTCATGTCAAGTTTTAAATAGAATTATAAATATTTATAATAGTGgttaaaattcaatttataGTCAAAACTAGGTATAATGCCCGCGCGTTGCCGCGGGTTTAAAAACAGTGTAACAGAATATTAATACCATTGATAACAAAAATATTAGAAACACTATAGAGATAAACAGTTAAATATGCACAACTTCATTGGTAAATATTACATCCATTTGTCATAGTTTAGTAGTTATAGCTATCATTCTACTGAAACCAGCACTTGGatacaaaaaattacaaaatgctGGTCTATGTACATGCAAAAAATATTACATTCATCTAACAGTCTGGTAGTTGTAGTTGTTTTTAACCAGAACCAGCAATGATATACAAAATATTAATAAGTGCTGGTGTATGAACATGCAAAAATATTGATAAGTTTCGAGTAAAAAGAGTTATttgcatgccataaaacatccGGAAGAGTTTTTTACATATGCTGATGAACCATACTGTATATTTTTTAGGGCACCAGATGAAGTTTTGGTTCTCCACTGTCAAAACAACCTAGTtgcagaaaataaaacaaactatATTTAAATAACTTGTTTGGTAACTGTTGTTGGTCAACTAATCTTTGATTCAGTACTAAATCTTTACATGGCACACCAAAAAGCTTTTCACCAGATTTTCCAATTATGAGAGCATTGATTTCATTGGTGTGATGCTCAAGAACCAAATTGACTTTATAcctagattaaaaaaaaacaaaactgctTAAGGGAAAATAATCTTGAATTCAACttatacaaataaatataaaacagaagAAAGCATTGATAAAACCACAAAAATCAATGtttgtttttaaacttaaatctACAACGAAATTCATGgttattaagttaattaatagTTTGGATTTATGATAGCCATATTGGTTATGGTCTTCACATGTACTCAAGTGTAAACAAAAAGAAGCAGATTGTAGTCACTAAGTAATGAAGATAACATGGTCAAAAGTGCAAAAGCTATACCAATTTTGTACAAAAAGGGTAAATATGTGCTGCAATGAGTATGTTTTGAACAATGATTTAATTGTTGACCACATAGTATTTGAAAGTTGTTTAAATAACGTGAAAGCAGGAAAGGTTGGAATTTTTTGTTTAACATCACAAAATTTAAGCTAAGTATCACTCTAACAAAGTTTTGGATAACAGCTGCAGAAAAACAGCGAGAAAAATAATCAAGGAGGGTGAGGATATCTGACCTGATTTCATTCTTGATAAATGTATTCAAACCATGTGCATACAAATATgagaaaaaatgtgaaaaaacaGATTTGGTAAATGTTAGATTAtataaagaaagaataaaagatAAGGATAACAAATATTTAAGACAAAGTTTGAGGAATGCATGTTAAACATTACCAAGGAGTTGGAATTTGGTTTGGATGCTTTTGGCAGATCAGCTGTCCAGTTGTCAAGTCTTTATGCATTTGTTTTACACAGTTGGCATACGCACTATACCACCATTGATAACGTGTGTCAAAACACTTGACACACACTTTACAGAAAAACGTATCATTCTGCAAAACAGTTTGTAATAGTTTTGTATAAGGAATACTAATTATGTAGACAATGTTTATTAAAAATGTAAAAGTGCAATCATATGTTTTTAAGATGAGttaaaaacatgtaattagatTTTATACCTTGTGTAAATCAAGATCTAGAAAAGCGACTTCATCAATTGTGAACATCTTGGTTGTACGTAAAATTTCAGCCTCATTTACTTGTCTGGAGAAGGGGGCCAATATTTTCACAGGCTCGTTACAATTTGCAAACCTGTATGATTGAAAATGTAAAACTGTTTGAATAATTTTATGAAACTAatatttcttttgcttttaCAACAGTGAAAAGAGTTTAATTGTGTTAAAAGCTATAGAAATACTTACACCGACTTGTATGCATTAACTTCTGGGATGTTTGGATCAAAAAGGAGAAGTGAGCAATCAGTACTGTTCATCACAATTTTATCTGTGCATTGAAAATAATGATAAGaaagttgaaagaaaatatTGATAAATGGTTTTACTGACACAGGCCAAGTATCAGAATGATATGATACAATCACTTACTGCACCATGActttaatttaaatggacgaAGTTTTAAAAAGctgaaaataaaagagaaagttAATTAATAACAGTGATTGACAATCAATTTATTaagatatttaaaaattaattaatcaagtatAAAACAAAGATATATGATAAGTCACACGAAGTGAATATGATAAAATTATGTCATCAGAAAAGATTTGAACAATTTACACAAAGCtgtgttaaaaaataataataaataaagataCGAAAGATTGCTTCTAATTAAGTTAAGTACCTAGATAAAGCTTCACTTTTAAGCTTGTAAAAATGACAACAATTGGGAGAGGCAGTGCTTGGACAGATGAAGAACAAAATTCTTCAGCGACGTCTCCCCATAGTGTAACAGTGAGTTGTTGCCTTCTGTAGATATATTAAATCagaaacaaatatatacatgtttTTCAATATAAAGCAAATTATGAAGATAATCTATAATGAGAGTGATAAGAAAAAAGGAATAACCTGACATTTTGAATGTGTATATCACACTTGTATGCTACCCTTTGATTAATCTGTTTTGGCTCTAAATGTTGTATTGCAGTGAGATGACCAATGACATCTTCCAATTTAAAAGGTAAATATAAGCATGTTGTGAAAAATAATTTGGCAAAAATAAACTTTAGTGTTTTTAATCTCTATATAtagatacatatataatattattaccTGTAAGAATGTCAACTTTGTTCAAGTGGGGATAAAGAGTGTTGTAATCCTGTAGGAAAAACCGGTGTCGAGGAATAGGTGGAAACACATTTTGAGAGCTTTTTGAAATTTGTTTTACCATTGAATATAAGCTGAGTCTCATGCGGCACCACATTGTACTGGCCCTTCATTCTAGTGGTCCGAAAATTTGTGATTTCATAGCTACCACCAGGTTCAATTTTTAAGCTGTAGTCTCGTAGTCAATGTCCGATGTGGAGCCTTGAACCGCATGTTTCTTTACTATTGGTTATGCATATAAAgtgaatccaaaaaaaaaagggggaaaaaaaCGAACAAAGTTAAAAAGGAGATTAATAAACGGAAAAAAATAGATATTATTCATCAGTATGCATATATTAAATTGTTAACATGGAGAGATTATTCATCGCTAAGTCTTAAAAgaaatgattaaataagtaaaaatattaatttctcaGACATCAGTTATATAACAATACTATCTTGTGCAAGTAATGTAGATAAATAAGGAAAGATAAGCtaacttaaatcaaaatttgataacTATGCAGGAGTAAAGACTTAAACAAAatattgattaagaaaaattcAATGACTTATGAAAGTTCAAAAagacacagaaaaaaaaaattgaatagccGTCATTGGTTCAAAGAATATAACTGAGCTCATACTATTATCCAACTACAGTTATCCATATCATAAACTGGGGGAGAAACAACATTTAGAaatcattcaaatcaagaaatacCTAATAAcccaaattaaattttaatcaaacaaatgaaaacaTACCAGCCAAATCAACAAAACCATAAAACACTTCACTCAAAAATCAATTAAGACTTAAACTTGAGATTTCATTAGAGAGTAAGTGTACCTAAAGCTGTGTTCTTTATAGTTGCTAGAGCGCAGGACGACAATCATCGCtttctgaaaataaaaaagaactaaatcaaatgacacaacccaacaaaaaaaaattaaaagttaaaaatgcacgctaaaaaagaagggaaaaataACCAATAAGAACTTGTAAGACCTGAGAGGTTTCAAACAAAAGGAATCTGGAGCAGTGCAACACTTCTCAGCCACctaaaatttaatcaaattgCTATATCAGAACCATCATAAACATAAGAGGCAACCAAATTGATATAAACATAAGAGGCAACCGCATTGGTATATCAAAATAAAACGCAGCTTATAATTTGGAGAACCTAAAATTTAATCGAACTGCTATATCAGAATCAGAACCATCATAAACATAAGAGCCAACCAAATTGATATATGAGAATAAAACATAACTTATAATTTGGACAACATAAAATTTAATCCAATTTAAACATGACAAATGAACAGATAAAGATGCTCCCAAATTTTTCGATCACAAATGGACCAAACAACTGATGACAACTTTAAGATTAACTACGTAACAAAGTAAACCTCACCCTCGACTGAAAACAGACAGTGCACCAGCCAAGTTACCGTCTTCTCTGTACAAACAAAACCTGCAAAACCAATcatgaaccaaaaaaaaaaacaaattatataCCATAAGCTTGAAAAACGTTGAGAAAGGAAATTCCAGAAAGAGAAAACAGATGGAAGGCAAAGACTCTTCaattttaaaccaaaaaaaaaacaacatattGTGTAGACAAATTGCTGGGTTCAACAGCCCGTAATtaacaaaaccaaacaaaaccccaaattgatttcaaaaaaaaagaaaaaaattaatagaaaacaTTCCACGCCGTTTATATCTTGCATCCCTTCTATAATTGTTTCCATCTGAGACCACATAAAAACCTCCATATTCAATTTAACCACCCATGAAAATCCATAAGAGAAACTGGGTTTAAAAATTCACCCAAATAAAGATTTAACTTTTGTATTCTTTCGAATCTATCAAAATCAAACTTCCCAgtttcaaacaaaagaaaaattaaaagttgAAAACCCTTACACTGATATGGTGTTGAGTGAAGAAACGAAGAGCTGAAAAGGACACAGACCGAGATTTGAAAGGGACGACCGAAGGCGACAATggaaagaggaagaggaaaacgCACAGCTTACAAAACGATAGAAATGCATAATTTGGTATGGGAAACTGAACAAAAAGCAAAGTGGGtataaactaaaaaccaaacctCACGATGACCGACACGTGGGCTAGGTAAAAAAATCACTGACACGGCATGGAGAAGGAACCACAGATAATGGACAGGTGGATAAAAACGGCAGACCCGATGAATCACTACAAAATGGAAAGAATCACACTGCAAAGACTAACATGAGGGGCATTTCAGTCAGTTAACTGTACCAAGCAGATAAGACAACgtaaaacaaagaagaaacaaaagggCATTTAAGCCATTACACTGCTCGTGAACAGTGTTTTCCAccgggttttagtatatagatAATTTTGGCTATTTTTCTAAATTTCCCCTCAAACACCCCAATTTTGTCCCATCCAGTATCCCATATcccaaacacatgaaaattagaaaaacccctatacaataattttcaaaatttccccAATTTCAAAACTTTGACAATAAATTTATTCGATTCTTTGCTGTTTTATTCTCAATTACTTCATTTTTCGTTCTGGGTTTTGTTCAAATTCTGTTCTTTTATTGTAATTTATCGAAATGGCGCTCGAGTCTTGTGTTCTGGCTCCGAATATGTTCGTTTCCGGGTCGAAATCATGGAGTCTCTTGTGTTGCAATCGGCAAATAAAGTTTCCGGTAAAGGTTTTGCTGCAAAATAATCGGTACCCGTTTCGATTCGGGCCGAATTGTATCGGTAGTAGCGGTGTGAAGAGGTTCTTAGCTCCAAGGTTTGAAGGAGTTGACTTGCTGGTTAATAGAGCTCCGTTGAAAGCTTTAGGTGAAGATAGGGAGAGTGTGGGTGGTACGAATGCTGTTTCGGGTTCGaagtttgattttgttgagGAATTGGTGAAGTGTGGTGTAGTTTTGGCAGCTGTGGTTTGTGGGGTTTTGATTTATGGCTGTAGGAGAGCTTTTGCTGTGGAGGGTGTGGTCAATGCAGGTTATGGGGTAATTGGGCAGAGCATATTGTTGCTCAGGAATGCCTGGCCCAAGACTTTGCAGGTACTGCAGGTGTTCAAAGAGCAGGGTTTGATTTTGGCGGCGCTTTTGGGTCTCTCGGCGTTTTTCTCGATGGCGGAGACTTCAATTACGACCCTCTGGCCCTGGAAGGTATGAGCATGCTATGTTACGTGAATGCTTATATCATCGGTATTGTCAAGGAATGTATATTTGTTTGGATGCTGAACTTGTACCCAACTGGACACTGTACCATTTTGACTTCATTTTGTAATGTTACTTTGTATCCTGGTACGTAATATGAATGAACATTGTAGAAGAGTGTATTGTTAGTCTATGCTAAAGTTTATCGTTCAGTTGTATGTTTTCGCTAGTTTCCATTTCTGGTTTGATATCTTGTCACATGACGTAATATAGTTAGGCTCTGCCCTCCCTAGAGTGTATTTTGTACCTTTGAACTAATACTGCAAAGGATCTTTGCCTAAACGTTGCAATTAGTCAATAATAACTTGATTTCATATATGAGAGTTAGCGTTATCTGTGGTTAGCTTCATTCTTAACGAGACAATTCTTTTAAATGGCATTTAGAAGCTCAATATATTATGGTGTTCTTCTTTTTTGGTCCTTTTGTGCTGATATATTTGTGAGTTTGAAATACTTGTACCCGTTTTACAGTGAATGATCTTCCTATTAGAATAATGAATGAAAGTGAATGATCCGACACACTAGGATCTTGAAATAACATTAGTTAACTGATATTAATAATGTGTCAGATTCGTGAGTTGGCTGAGAAAGAGTCTGAAAATGGCGTCTTCAAATTGCTTCGCAACGATGTTACACGGTTCTTGACAACCATACTTATTGGCACAACGTACTTTCCTTCTCGTTTCTTGCTggcattaatttttatttatttatttttatcgtGAAGTTGAACATTT
Encoded proteins:
- the LOC103448330 gene encoding uncharacterized protein isoform X2; protein product: MWCRMRLSLYSMVKQISKSSQNVFPPIPRHRFFLQDYNTLYPHLNKVDILTDVIGHLTAIQHLEPKQINQRVAYKCDIHIQNVRRQQLTVTLWGDVAEEFCSSSVQALPLPIVVIFTSLKVKLYLDKIVMNSTDCSLLLFDPNIPEVNAYKSVFANCNEPVKILAPFSRQVNEAEILRTTKMFTIDEVAFLDLDLHKNDTFFCKVCVKCFDTRYQWWYSAYANCVKQMHKDLTTGQLICQKHPNQIPTPWYKVNLVLEHHTNEINALIIGKSGEKLFGVPCCFDSGEPKLHLVP
- the LOC103448330 gene encoding uncharacterized protein isoform X1, with product MWCRMRLSLYSMVKQISKSSQNVFPPIPRHRFFLQDYNTLYPHLNKVDILTDVIGHLTAIQHLEPKQINQRVAYKCDIHIQNVRRQQLTVTLWGDVAEEFCSSSVQALPLPIVVIFTSLKVKLYLDKIVMNSTDCSLLLFDPNIPEVNAYKSVFANCNEPVKILAPFSRQVNEAEILRTTKMFTIDEVAFLDLDLHKNDTFFCKVCVKCFDTRYQWWYSAYANCVKQMHKDLTTGQLICQKHPNQIPTPWYKVNLVLEHHTNEINALIIGKSGEKLFGVPCKDLVLNQRLVDQQQLPNKLFKYSLFYFLQLGCFDSGEPKLHLVP
- the LOC103448330 gene encoding uncharacterized protein isoform X3; protein product: MWCRMRLSLYSMVKQISKSSQNVFPPIPRHRFFLQDYNTLYPHLNKVDILTDVIGHLTAIQHLEPKQINQRVAYKCDIHIQNVRRQQLTVTLWGDVAEEFCSSSVQALPLPIVVIFTSLKVKLYLDKIVMNSTDCSLLLFDPNIPEVNAYKSVFANCNEPVKILAPFSRQVNEAEILRTTKMFTIDEVAFLDLDLHKNDTFFCKVCVKCFDTRYQWWYSAYANCVKQMHKDLTTGQLICQKHPNQIPTPWLF
- the LOC103448330 gene encoding uncharacterized protein isoform X4, encoding MWCRMRLSLYSMVKQISKSSQNVFPPIPRHRFFLQDYNTLYPHLNKVDILTDVIGHLTAIQHLEPKQINQRVAYKCDIHIQNVRRQQLTVTLWGDVAEEFCSSSVQALPLPIVVIFTSLKVKLYLDKIVMNSTDCSLLLFDPNIPEVNAYKSVFANCNEPVKILAPFSRQVNEAEILRTTKMFTIDEVAFLDLDLHKNDTFFCKVCVKCFDTRYQWWYSAYANCVKQMHKDLTTGQLICQKHPNQIPTP